attaatctctggcaccgtcgttcaattagttgattatgcatgttgcataagatttttcataactctgaccatcctttacattcagatctccctggacaattctatcctgttcgtaatactaggcaggcagttaattctaatagccaggccttctccatcacgaggctcaatactacgcagcactctagaagttttattccagctgttaccaagttgtggaatgatcttcctaatcgggtggttgaatcagtagaacttcaaaagttcaaagttggagcaaatgcttttttgttgaccaggcggacatgagtctttttatagtttatttatgacatatttgtttttgatgctgttaatagtttatatatgacatgtctgttttgacgttgttacttattttagaatgatttattgtcaatttgttctcttcatttatttatttccttatttcctttcctcactgggctatttttccctgttggagcccctgggcttatagcatcttgcttttccaactagggttgtagcttggatagtaataataataataataataataatatgtacatcaGGCAGATGTTGCAAAGTCCATAGGAATGgattcaggccaaagagtggagcggtcgatgactgtaaacaggtaagggtgtccttgtgatgtgggtaggtccCCAACTACGTCGACATGAAGGTGGGCAAAACAATGCTGAGGTTAAAGAAAGATGCCTACTCCTGAATTCGTGGGTCGAcatacttttgaagtttagcatgaagcatgaagtacaggcatggacctagtccttagcatccttagtaataccgtCTTCATTAGAAACatggcatttattagtaaatacttagatgaaaaatctatggccatactcattaatcaccacattttcaagaattgattactgaaaCTCTCTGTTCTATggattaccaaattatcagctgaagaaaattgagagagtacaaaacagagccgctagattaataaaaggactacacaataggggaagagttacccctgcactaattaaattacactggctgccggtaaaagcgagaattgaatacaagctactcttactaacgtttaagatactgaaccaaaatgaaccaaaatatctaaaagaatgcctgaataaactagaactagaaacaaatgttaacataagacacatgagtgacaaacatagcctatctgaaccaagaacaaatagtaaatttggtgaaatggcttttagctactgtgcgcctagacattataataaactgccaactgaaatgaaggccctcaagggagcaactgaatttaagaagaaactaaagacattacttttcacaagattatatgatttggaagatgctacaatcaaagaattgtataagttataatgaaaatgtttcgttagatgattaatatggacccgcccgagaagtaaaTTTAGTTTACtctacttcagtggagggttggatttaaacccaaagcaagtaaacaagtaagtagctgtgcagtagatcggcgagGGGGAAGTGGaaggccatgaattaaatcaaacatctgtcggcgcatgggagtaggtaTCCAAGTTctaggtttaccagtactgacgttacagaggagggtagCGTTGGAGACGccgagggggacgtcttcctaacagtgatgtgcaagatgtcctacatgcttggcatTAGGGTTTCTCTCCCGGGATCACAGGATCCCGGCCATTTTCCAGGGGTCAAATAATCCTAGGATTTTTTTCAATTGTCCCAGGATAAACTATTGGAAATTGAAATTGAATGGTCTtccatttagtagtagtagtagtagtagtagctgttgttgaatgtgttctctctctctctctccctctctctctctctctccctctctctctctctctctctctctctctctctctctctctctctctctctctctctctctctctctcataaaaaaattaCGTAAAATTAAACTGAACAATTCAGAAAACTTAAGAgaaattgaaaatttggtcagcaggTAAATAAAATGGAAACATACTAAACCTCAACaattaatatctatataaaaaaaaaaattctcatttccgAAATCTTAACTTGCCGAAATACAAACTTTGTACTTGAGTATATTTTGCTAAAAAACGCAAAACAATATTAGTATAATACAGTACATTCCTTATCGTTTACTTCTGCAATAAACCGTAATACCCGGCTTATTACTGCTCTTCCATCTTATCCTTCCGGAAGCATCATATCCGACAGCCATTTACTTGCCATTAAGCGCCATTTAAATTTCCTCTTTCTGAAATATATGTGACATTCCAGTTGTAAGTAGGGTCATTAGGGAAACGAGCCTTAAAATTTGTGTCTTTACTATTTTTGCCTATGAAATCTTAAGACTGGGTCTTGTTTTAAACATAATGAATTTCCTATTTGGATACTAATACTCGCCAATGGAGGCCAAAGACGTtctcagtttagaaaaaaaaactacacaaaaaaaatacatcaaaacatgtataatataaaaattattttccttcaaagacttttacatgtattattattattattattattattattattattattattattattattattattactatccaagctacaatcctcgttggaaaagcaagatgctataagcccaggggctccaacagggaaaaatagcccagcgaggaaaggaaataaggaaataaataaaagaagagaacaaattaacaataaatcattctaaaaaaggtaacaacgtcaaaacagacatgtcatatataaactattaacaacatcaaaaacaaatatgtcataaataaactataaaaagactcatgtccgcctgatcaacaaaaaagcatttgctccaactttgaacttttgaagttcaactgattcaactacccgattaggaagatcattccacaactttgtaacagctggaataaaacttctagagtactgcatagtattgagcctcatgatggagaaggcctttgtTTTAAGTGGGTTCCAagaaaaagagaagagagaaaatcTGATATTAAACAAGGGAGCAatgaaattctttttagtgaggattGTACTTTCATTTACTGCTCATAggaatttataaatattttggaaCAGTTCGAAAAGTCTTTACATGAatcttaataatgaaaataaagagagagagagagagagagagagagagagagagagagagagagagagagagagagagagagagagagagagagagagagagagagagagagaccgctttTATCACACTTCCAAATAAATCAAATGGGCAACTAAACGAATAGCTCAACAGCAAAGACCTTGATAGATCAAATTCAACACATGCTGCAATAATTTCAAACGTAACTCAAAATATAACTAAATTAACcggtaataaaataaaatttactaaCAGAAAAGAGTTTCATCTCCCGTAAGCAAATTGGAGTTTCCTGTTTTTTTAGATCAATCACAACCacttttctttgtttattattgaatattaaaaCATATCCAAGAaagtcaaattattatttttaattttatggtTAGGTAACCAATATAATTCTGTCAACATCCAAAATTTCCCATTAAGATTGCACTGCGTTCCAAGGAAAATCAAATTCTTAAACCCATACGCTATTGGTGCAAATATCGTTCcagaatctggtcacagctggaataaaacttctaaaaagtaggttggcaagggaaacaggcacccgttgagatactaccgatagtgtcttattgggtcctttgactagccagacagtaaatttgatacctctctctggtttcggttcatttttcccttgcaTACACGTACATCGAATTGTcgggcttattctttccacattctcctctgtatgCACACACCTGTCAtcagtgagattaccaaataattcttttgatctcaaagggttaactactgcactgcaattgttcagtggctactttccctttggcaagagtagaagagattctttagctatgtggTAAGccgttcttctagaaggacactccaaaatcaaaccattgtagtcgagtattgggtagtgccatagcctctagcATGGctatcactgtcttgggggtagagctctcttgcttgagggtacactcgggcacactattctatcttatttctttcctcttgttttataaaaaaaaaaaaattagtttatatgaATAATCTAATTTAACATAGTTACTgttcaatattttatttcaattgttaattacgtctctgtttatttatttccttgttttctttcctcactgggctattttcccttttggagcccttgagcttatagcatcctgctttcccaacggtGCTTATAGTTTAACTAGTAGTTAtaattagtagtaatagtaatagtagaaatagtagtaatagcagtaatagtaatagtagtaatatcaAGCAATAGTaatagtaagcagcagcagcagcagcagcagcagcagcagccagcagcagcagcagcagcagcagcaacaacatctCAATccgattagaattaactgcatacctagtactaaatACAAGTCGAGacaatcaaatttaaaaaaaaaatcttgtgtaacAAGAAAAAAACATGACAGCGAAGGTaccagaaattaatatttagatcaggagtaAGGAATTTAATAACAGTTTTTGTGCAACAAATTAGGATTAAACAACACTCGACGACCAGGCTGAATTACAACACTAGAAACATGTggaatgaaacaattaaaagaaaaatactcatGATAGATTCATTGCAAAACCCCTCTAAGAGTTCCTCTATATGCagcttttgtgcaattgaagaaaaagatCCGATGTTtctcaaaatatatttacaatcGAATGTTggggagccactatccttgacataAGAATTTCGGCTACCATAGctctgcattcaggagatggaattgatgcaaagagtagcatgaTATGCACATGCAGCATACTTTAAACACCATATCATGCATTTATGATAGGAAAAGTAATGACTTGTGAAAACTACCATGAGGAACACAAGGAATTTCAGATTTAATGGTACTATTACTCCAATTTCAAAGCCAAAGCTAAGTCTTTCAAAAAGAAGGAAACCGTGCTTAcgccatacaaatgggaaaaaagcacgttaatagaagaaaaacATCAACAGGCTTAACCACTATAGGCCTATACAACTGCAACGAATTCAAAATGCCATTCAGTTGTTTGAaattcaattttcataaaattaatatcttttataACTTACCTGGCTAAATTACATAGCCTTGAATATCTAAAAACTGCCCAAATTTTAACTACATTGGCAACTTTGCTAGGTCCTAAGAGTATTCTGTTCCCCCGTTGGCAACAGTGTCAGCGGAACTAGCTGTCTATTCACCTTGAAAATCAGTCATGGCCTGACAGATGTGGGGAAGGCTGGATGGGACTAGCTGTATTACGCAGGAAAGTATCATTAAAGTTTAACTttcttgtgtatattatatattgataattattaccTTACGATAATTTATCTAGCCTGATGAGCCCCATTGAATTGGAGGAAGAATTTGGAAAAATGCCCCATTTTTGAGAGGGGCAGAATAGCATGGGCAAGAATAATGCTTGAAACCAACAAAACCAAAGAGGGGACCTCCTGCTAAGCAACTAATTCTAGCAACGAATAAATCTCCCTGCTAAAATCCTGAGAAACCACTGAATTCAAGAAACTAACTGTTTAGCCATGTAAACTATGGATGAGTTCATGAGTTCTGGTCTACAGAGGAGTCCAAGGGGAGATTGCCTAAGCAAAACCATAACACCAGAAATTGCACACGTGCTACCAAATGCCACCCAATCTCGAATGTGAACCTGGAGCCTAGAGAAGGGGGACAGAGAGTGGCAGGCGACCTAGACACCACGAGTgaccagacaccccccccccctccctaaaaaTTAAACTAAGGACATCAATGGCATCAGGGGAAAGAAGGGGAGTGTCACCACTCCTCCCAAAGATGCTAGCAGGGAACCAGACTCCCGCCTGCCTCACTTCCCCTAGAAAGAGCACATAAACCAAATAACTGATCTTCTGTCATGCAAAATTGGGGGAAAAGCATAGGAACCCCATTAAGCCCACAAAAGAACTAGTGTTACATACTGCCACTTGTTGTCGCTTGTGTATCCAAGGGGCCGAAAGATGATGGCGACTCATTCCCATGGAGAGAGTACCAAGGTAAGTCGACTGGCCTGATATCAGGCAATCTTTAGTGgtgggcggggaggggggggggagttcatgAAGGGTAAAAAAACATCCCAAAGTCACCTACACAACACAAGCTCAACTAAATGTCACCGGTGTCAGGCAAGTGTCTCACGCCATGAGGAGAGCTGCGAGTGTCGTCAGATGTTTCAATGGCCCTGGTACTGTGGCAGGCACCGACTGAAAAAGGGAGTGACCAAGCCTCCTCAAGGCATCGCAAAGGATATGCACCCACTTCTGCGTCCCTCTTCTTAGCGCTTGTCCCTCGTCCAAAGGAAGAGGCAAGAAATTCTGGCAACAAAGCAAAACTGAGTGCAAAAAGTAGAAGACACTTAGACCCAAATGGAGTGCTTGAAGCACTCACCAAATTTTTGTTCAGCGGACAATGAGGGTGTGACAACATGCCCTAAAGAAGCCAACAAAAGAACAAGCGCTAATGACTGCCATCCCTCTCTTAAGCCtgatgccaagaggaaagtagctgccATAGCTGGCACCTGAGTCCTTAGGATGAGTGGCAAGATTGTTCACCTAATCACCTATCAGGACACCACCGGACAGGAATGGGCCCAAAAGCACAATTAACTGGTCTCTTGACAGGCAGAAATTAGAGTTGGGGGGTATGGCACCTTATCCAAAAGTGCACCAGCGATACTAAACGTAGCCTCTCTTTTgtaaatgactgctgctgagagtAGAGGAACAAAGGAGGTGGCAACTCATTTGTTAGGAGTGAGTACCTGGACGGACAAATTGGTTCATTGTCAGGTGACCATGGCCTGGTCACAATGCAACCCAAAAGCCTTACCACATGGCACTTAACTCTTGGGAGGAACTGTTGCCAAGAGGAGAGGGGCATTTGTAGAGGAAGAGACTGTCAAAAGGAGCAAAtgcctggtgggtccagctggTCTAGTGTCAGGCCAATGCCTGCTGGGTCCGGCTGATCTAGTGTCAGGCCAATGCCTGCTGGGTCCGGCTGATCTAGTGTCAGGCCAATGCCTGCTGGGTCCGGCTGGTCTAGTGTCAGGCCAATGCCTGCTGGGTCCGGCTGGTCTAGTGTCAGGCCAATGCCTGGCGGGTCCGGCTGGTCTAGTGTCAGGCCAATGCCTGGCGGGTCCGGCTGGTCTAGTGTCAGGCCAATGCCTGGCGGGTCCGGCTGGTCTAGTGTCAGGCCAATGCCTGGCGGGTCCGGCTGGTCTAGTGTCAGGCCAATGCCTGGCGGGTCCGGCTGGTCTAGTGTCAGGCCAATGCCTGCTGGGTCCGGCTGGTCTAGTGTCAGGCCAATGCCTGGCGGGTCCGGCTGGTCTAGTGTCAGGCCAATGCCTGGCGGGTCCGGCTGGTCTAGTGTCAGGCCAATGCCTGGCGGGTCCGGCTGGTCTAGTGTCAGGCCAATGCCTGGCGGGTCCGGCTGGTCTAGTGTCAGGCCAATGCCTGGCGGGTCCGGCTGGTCTAGTGTCAGGCCAATGCCTGGCGGGTCCGGCTGGTCTAGTGTCAGGCCAATGCCTGGCGGGTCCGGCTGGTCTAGTGTCAGGCCAATGCCTGGCGGGTCCGGCTGGTCTAGTGTCAGGCCAATGCCTGGCGGGTCCGGCTGGTCTAGTGTCAGGCCAATGCCAGGCGGGTCCGGCTGGTCTAGTGTCAGGCCAATGCCAGGCGGGTCCGGCTGGTCTAGTGTCAGGCCAATGCCAGGCGGGTCCGGCTGGTCTAGTGTCAGGCCAATGCCAGGCGGGTCCGGCTGGTCTAGTGTCAGGCCAATGCCTGCTGGGTCCGGCTGGTCTAGTGTCAGGCCAATGCCTGGTGGGTCCGGCTGGTCTAAAATCAGGCCAATGCCTGGTGGGTCCAACTGGTCTAGTGTCAGGCCAAtgcctggtgggtccagctggTCTAGTGTCAGGCCAATGCCTGCCGGGTCCAGCTGGTCTAGTGTCAGGCCAATGCCTGCCGGGTCCAGCTGGTCTAGTGTCAGGCCAATGCCTGCCGGGTCCAGCTGGTCTAGTGTCAGGCCAATGCCTGCCGGGTCCAGCTGGTCTAGTGTCAGGCCAATGCCTGGTGGGTCTAGCTAGTCTAGTGTAAGGTGAAtgcctggtgggtccagctggTCTAGTGTCAGGCCAATGCCTGGTGGGTCTAGCTAGTCTAGTGTAAGGTGAATGCCTGGTGGGTTCAGCTTGTCGAGTGTCAGACCAATGCCTGGTGGGTCTAGCTGGTCTAGTGTCAGGCAGAtgcctggtgggtccagctggTCCAGTGTCAGGCAGAtgcctggtgggtccagctggTCCAGTGTCAGGCAGATGACTAGTGGGTCCAGCTGGTCTAGAGTCAGGCAGATGACTAGTGGGTCCAGCTGGTCTAGAGTCAGGCAGATGACTAGTGGGTCCAGCTGGTCTAGAGTCAGGCAGATGACTAGTGGGTCCAGCTGGTCTAGAGTCAGGCAGATGACTAGTGGGTCCAGCTGGTCTAGTGTCAGGCAAATGCCTGTTGGGTCCAGCTGGTCTAGTGTCAGGCAAATGCCTGTTGGGTCCAGCTGGTCTAGTGTCAGGCAATTGCCTGTTGGGTCCAGCTGGTCTAGTGTCAGGCAATTGCCTGTTGGGTCCAGCTGGTCTAGTGTCAGGCAATTGCCTGGTGGTTCCAGCTGGTCTAGTGTCAGGCAATTGCCTGGTGGTTCCAGCTGGTCTAGTGTCAGGCAATTGCCTGGTGGTTCCAGCTGGTCTAGTATCAGGCAATTGCCTGGTGGTTCCAGCTGGTCTAGTGTCAGGCAATTGTCTGGTGGTTCCAGCTGGTCTAGTGTCCGGCAATTGCCTGGTGGTTCCAGCTGGCCTAGTGTCAGGCAATTGTCTGGTGGTTCCAGCTGGTCTAGTGTCCGGCAATTGCCTGGTGGTTCCAGCTGGTCTAGTGTCCGGCAATTGCCTGGTGGTTCCAGCTGGTCTAGTGTCCGGCAATTGCCTGGTGGTTCCAGCTGGTCTAGTGTCCGGCAATTGCCTGGTGGTTCCAGCTGGTCTAGTGTCCGGCAATTGCCTGGTGGTTCCAGCTGGTCTAGTGTCCGGCAATTGCCTGGTGGTTCCAGCTGGTCTAGTGTCCGGCAATTGCCTGGTGGTTCCAGCTGGTCTAGTGTCCGGCAATTGCCTGGTGGTTCCAGCTGGTCTAGTGTCCGGCAATTGCCTGGTGGTTCCAGCTGGTCTAGTGTCCGGCAATTGCCTGGTGGTTCCAGCTGGTCTAGTGTCCGGCAATTGCCTGGTGGTTCCAGCTGGTCTAGTGTCCGGCAATTGCCTGGTGGTTCCAGCTGGTCTAGTGTCCGGCAATTGCCTGGTGGTTCCAGCTGGTCTAGTGTCCGGCAATTGCCTGGTGGTTCCAGCTGGTCTAGTGTCCGGCAATTGCCTGGTGGTTCCAGCTGGTCTAGTGTCAGGCAATTGCCTGGTGGTTCCAGCTGGTCTAGTGTCAGGCAATTGCCTGGTGGTTCCAGCTGGTCTAGTGTCAGGCAATTGCCTGGTGGTTCCAGCTGGTCTAGTGTCAGGCAATTGCCTGGTGGTTCCAGCTGGTCTAGTGTCAGGCAATTGCCTGGTGGTTCCAGCTGGTCTAGTGTCAGGCAATTGCCTGGTGGTTCCAGCTGGTCTAGTGTCAGGCAATTGCCTGGTGGTTCCAGCTGGTCTAGTGTCAGGCAATTGCCTGGTGGTTCCAGCTGGTCTAGTGTCAGGCAATTGCCTGGTGGTTCTAGCTGGTCTAGTGTCAGGTAAATGCCTGGTTGGTCTAGCCTGTCTAGTGTCAGGCAAATGCCTAGTGGGTCCAACTAGTCTAGTATCAGGCAAATATCTGGTGGGTGTAACTGGTCTAGTCTCAGACAAATTGAGGGATTATCACAATGCAGCCCAATGATACTGTCACTAGAACCAGTACAACTAATTGCTGCCGGTCTCACTTGAATAGCTAACATCGCGTAGTGAGTGGCATAGAGTAGTGTGTGTCGCCCTATAGTCAACACTGGAAACTACCATACCACAAGGGCAAaatcactgaatatatatatatatatatatatatatatatatatatatatatatatatatatatatatatatatatatatatatatatatatatatatatatatatgcctacacacacacacacatatatatgcatacatatatatatatgcatacacacatatatgcatacactatatatatatatacatatatacatatatacacatatatacatatatatacatatatacatatatatacatatatacatatatatacatatatacatatatacacacacatatatatatatatatatatatatatatatatatatatatatatatatatatatatatatatatatatacatatacacatatatatatacatatacacatatatatacatatacacatatatatatacatatatacatatatatacatacatatatacatacatatatacatacatatatatacatacatatatatatacatatatacatatatacatatatacatacatatatatatatacatatatacatacatatatatatacatatatacatacatatatatacatacatacatatatatacatatacatatatatatatatatatatatatatatatatatatatatatatatatatacatatatatatatacatatatacatatatatatacatacatacatatatatatacatacatacatatatatatacatacatacatatatatatacatacatacatatatatatacatacatacatacatacatatatatatatatatatatatatatatatatatatatatatatatatatatacatatatatatatacatatatatacatatacatatatatatacatatacatatatatacatatacatatatacatatatacatatatatatacatatatatacatatatatatatatatatatacatatacatatatatacatatacatatacatatatatacatatacatatacatatatatacatatacatatatatacatatacatatatatatatatatatatatatatatatatatatatatatatataatatatgcacacacatatatatatatatatatatatatatatatatatatatatatatatatgcacacacacacatatatatatatatatatatatatatatatatatatatgcacacacacatatatatatatatatatatatatatatatatgcacacacacatatatatatatatatatatatatatatatatgcacacacacatatatatatatatatatatatatatatatatatatgcacacacacacacacacacacatatatatatatatatatatatatatatatatatatatatatatatatatatatatatgcacacacacacacacacacacacacacacacacacatatatatatatatatatatatatatatatatatatatatatatatatatatatatatatatgtatatatgtgtgtgtttgtgtgtgtgtgtatgataaatgttgcacatttacgagtttttcatattcaaataagccatatattttaataccttaatttcTGCATTCTCATATTGACATCAGGATCAAAGTCcaaaggtggaaccactcaaagacaatatctcCTGgcaggccagggaatcgaaccctggtccaggaagcatGCCTGACAGTGACTATACCAATTAGCTAAATGGTTAGTTGGTATTTctctatgtataaaatatttaattagacAATTCTATCGGTATTAAGTAATGTATCAGAATCTTGGAGGCTTACAAAAGCCGTAGAACATAAGACAGTTACAACTCGGAGCTTAATTATGGGGTTAACACGAAGAGACacaaagggcaacatggatacgagagcaatctacAGTAaggaatattcttatatataagaaaaaagaaatggacataggcaggatatatgataagaatgacagataatagatacacATTAATACTAACAGAAtggatctctagagattgcaaatgaaattGATTACGGAAGATAAAACTATGGATTGACAAAATTTAGTAATTTGGAAAGTATACTCCGgcatagaaaaatcataaacagacgggagtggaaggacatatctgaggccattgtcctgcagtgtactagtcacctgtgatgatgatgatgattatgatatatatatatatatatatatatatatatatatatatatatatatatatatatatatatatatatatatatatatatatatatatatatatatatatatatacacacaggttaaggtaatggatttttttttcagtataatctTACAATGCTAACCTTAACACTAATACAAGTAGATTTtcacaacaaaagaaaaataccttaTGTTGTACAGAATAATTCAAACCAAATTATGTTCAGAAATACATTAAACAGAATTATACCTTTCAGAAAAGTTctaaacaaaattatattgctcTCTTTGATTAGTACCATTTCTCTAGTATTTACTTGTAGGAATTATCATCgcattttacatacattacactcAATTCTTGCTGGTAAGACATCAGTCCGGGCGAAAAAATTTTCTGCAATAATGAAAATCCTTTCTACTTGGGCAGAAGCACCAGGGACTGACAGGTAATTTTGGGCCATCTTAGCAATAGTTGAAAAGGTTTCTCTGTGGTCTTCTCAGTATGCTACCACATCTCTCCCTTCTGAAATGCATGGCTGACTCTAGTATCTTTGAAAATCAATACTAATAGACTCCTGATTCTGTGTTACATCTGTTGATTGTTGAACTGTGTTAcccataaaactaaaaaaaatctttttttttttttttttagttcagttGAACTGGGTCCCGGTGTACCTTCTGTATGGTCTGTATCAGGATCCATGCTTGCA
The genomic region above belongs to Palaemon carinicauda isolate YSFRI2023 chromosome 45, ASM3689809v2, whole genome shotgun sequence and contains:
- the LOC137634891 gene encoding mucin-1-like — encoded protein: MLEIPEPFEETTDCAQRHKFRLKKMQAKYNYGLVFGLKRSLQKRLQTRPVTPTRYLPDTRLVGPTRHLPDTRQARPTRHLPDTRPARTTRQLPDTRPAGTTRQLPDTRPAGTTRQLPDTRPAGTTRQLPDTRPAGTTRQLPDTRPAGTTRQLPDTRPAGTTRQLPDTRPAGTTRQLPDTRPAGTTRQLPDTRPAGTTRQLPDTRPAGTTRQLPDTRPAGTTRQLPDTRPAGTTRQLPDTRPAGTTRQLPDTRPAGTTRQLPDTRPAGTTRQLPDTRPAGTTRQLPDTRPAGTTRQLPDTRPAGTTRQLPDTRPAGTTRQLPDTRPAGTTRQLPDTRPAGTTRQLPDTRPAGTTRQLPDTRPAGTTRQLPDTRPAGTTRQLPDTRPAGTTRQLPDTRPAGTTRQLPDTRPAGTTRQLPDTRPAGTTRQLPDTRPAGTTRQLPDTRPAGTTRQLPDTRPAGPNRQLPDTRPAGPNRQLPDTRPAGPNRHLPDTRPAGPNRHLPDTRPAGPTSHLPDSRPAGPTSHLPDSRPAGPTSHLPDSRPAGPTSHLPDSRPAGPTSHLPDTGPAGPTRHLPDTGPAGPTRHLPDTRPARPTRHWSDTRQAEPTRHSPYTRLARPTRHWPDTRPAGPTRHSPYTRLARPTRHWPDTRPAGPGIGLTLDQLDPAGIGLTLDQLDPAGIGLTLDQLDPPGIGLTLDQLDPPGIGLILDQPDPPGIGLTLDQPDPAGIGLTLDQPDPPGIGLTLDQPDPPGIGLTLDQPDPPGIGLTLDQPDPPGIGLTLDQPDPPGIGLTLDQPDPPGIGLTLDQPDPPGIGLTLDQPDPPGIGLTLDQPDPPGIGLTLDQPDPPGIGLTLDQPDPPGIGLTLDQPDPPGIGLTLDQPDPPGIGLTLDQPDPAGIGLTLDQPDPPGIGLTLDQPDPPGIGLTLDQPDPPGIGLTLDQPDPPGIGLTLDQPDPPGIGLTLDQPDPAGIGLTLDQPDPAGIGLTLDQPDPAGIGLTLDQPDPAGIGLTLDQLDPPGICSF